The following coding sequences are from one Neurospora crassa OR74A linkage group I, whole genome shotgun sequence window:
- the pdx-3 gene encoding glycerol-3-phosphate phosphatase 1, whose amino-acid sequence MGSTFIDTSGADFSAPPVRVTFDGLLFDMDGTIIDSTAAVEKHWEAIGKEIGHSPEVILQTSHGRRSIDILKELAPEKATLEYVQHMEGLLPKKYGDDAVEIPGARALLQDLIDRKKPWAIVTSGTLPLVSGWLDVLSLPHPAHLISAESVVNGKPDPACYLLGRERLGLSNPNVEVLVLEDAPAGIRAGKAAGCKVIGLVTSHTVEQVLEAGPDWVVRDLSSVKFVPESSGEGKVTLEIRDALVLKN is encoded by the exons ATGGGAAGCACCTTTATAGACACTTCGGGCGCGGACTTCTCCGCGCCCCCGGTTCGGGTCACCTTCGACGGCCTTTTGTTCGACATGGATGGCACCATCATTGACTCTACCGCCGCTGTTGAGAAACACTGGGAGGC CATCGGTAAGGAGATTGGGCACTCGCCCGAGGTCATCCTCCA GACCTCCCATGGCAGAAGATCCATTGATATTCTCAAAGAACTTGCCCCGGAGAAGGCAACTTTGGAGT ACGTTCAGCACATGGAGGGTCTTCTCCCTAAGAAGTATGGCGACGACGCGGTTGAGATCCCCGGCGCCCGCGCCCTGCTTCAAGACTTGATAGATCGTAAGAAGCCGTGGGCCATCGTTACTTCAGGTACTTTGCCGCTCGTTTCTGGG TGGTTGGAcgtcctctccctcccccacccCGCGCACCTCATCTCCGCCGAATCCGTCGTGAACGGCAAGCCCGATCCTGCCTGCTACTTGCTCGGTCGCGAACGCCTCGGCCTCTCAAACCCAAACGTCGAGGTCTTAGTGCTGGAAGACGCGCCCGCGGGTATCCGCGCCGGCAAAGCCGCGGGCTGCAAGGTCATTGGCTTGGTCACCAGCCATACGGTTGAACAGGTGCTGGAAGCGGGTCCAGATTGGGTGGTGAGGGATTTAAGCAGTGTTAAGTTTGTGCCGGAGAGCAGCGGAGAGGGGAAGGTTACTTTGGAAATTAGGGATGCGTTGGTCTTGAAGAACTAG